A part of Paenibacillus sp. sptzw28 genomic DNA contains:
- a CDS encoding ammonium transporter produces MVKKLLLSVGALSLVFPAMAFAEDPSPAQLNLGLNSVWILVAAVLVILMQGGFILLEAGSTRMKNAGHVAGKTIFTLGLCSLVYWAVGYGLSFGTDNAASAMNKFIGSGSFFFNPSPVGDPASEAYPTTVFFLFQLAFAAISLTIAWGGFAERAKLSSYLIFTILFTALIYPVIAHWIWGGGWLAKDGAQDYAGSTVVHLTGALAAFAATVLLKPRIGKFNKDGSANEILGHNQVFSSLSVLLLWVGWFGFNAGSALTIGTGFFGYVAFNTQLGAAGGAVAALLISWLVNGKADIGTMLNGALAGLVAITASCAFVDPWAAVVIGLVAGVLVFFSTKFFEKIKVDDPIYALSVHGAAGVWGTLANGIFATQALAEQVGIGKGGIIDTGSWHQFWVQLESVVVCGAYALGASFLLLGIMKLVMGFRVTEEQEIIGLDLAEHGVYGYPEQMKKAQQNL; encoded by the coding sequence GTGGTCAAAAAGTTATTACTATCAGTAGGGGCATTATCTCTTGTATTTCCCGCAATGGCGTTCGCGGAGGACCCGTCTCCTGCACAGCTAAACCTGGGGCTGAACTCAGTTTGGATCCTGGTGGCAGCAGTGTTGGTAATCTTGATGCAAGGCGGCTTTATTCTTCTTGAAGCCGGATCTACAAGAATGAAGAATGCAGGTCATGTTGCAGGTAAAACGATTTTCACACTAGGTCTTTGTTCCCTGGTTTATTGGGCAGTCGGGTACGGACTTTCGTTCGGTACTGACAATGCTGCTTCGGCTATGAACAAATTTATCGGATCGGGCAGCTTTTTCTTTAACCCGTCTCCGGTAGGGGATCCTGCCAGCGAAGCTTATCCCACCACCGTATTCTTTCTGTTCCAGCTTGCTTTCGCAGCCATCTCGCTGACGATTGCGTGGGGCGGATTCGCAGAACGGGCAAAATTGTCATCGTACCTTATTTTCACCATTCTCTTCACGGCTCTTATTTATCCTGTCATCGCTCACTGGATTTGGGGCGGAGGCTGGCTTGCCAAAGACGGCGCGCAGGACTATGCAGGTTCCACCGTCGTTCACTTAACCGGTGCACTCGCGGCATTCGCGGCAACGGTATTGCTCAAACCGCGTATCGGTAAATTCAATAAAGACGGCTCGGCAAACGAAATTCTTGGTCACAACCAGGTATTCAGCTCCCTGTCCGTTCTTCTTCTGTGGGTAGGCTGGTTCGGCTTCAACGCTGGTTCTGCACTTACGATCGGCACAGGATTCTTTGGGTATGTAGCGTTCAACACACAGCTCGGCGCTGCAGGAGGCGCGGTTGCGGCTCTGCTTATCTCATGGCTGGTCAATGGTAAAGCCGATATTGGAACAATGCTCAACGGCGCTCTTGCGGGTCTGGTTGCCATCACCGCTTCCTGCGCATTCGTTGATCCTTGGGCTGCTGTAGTTATCGGTCTTGTGGCAGGCGTCCTTGTATTCTTCAGCACCAAATTCTTTGAGAAAATCAAAGTGGACGATCCGATTTATGCATTGTCCGTACACGGCGCAGCAGGCGTCTGGGGTACTCTTGCAAATGGTATCTTCGCTACGCAAGCATTGGCAGAGCAAGTCGGTATCGGTAAAGGCGGCATAATCGACACTGGAAGCTGGCATCAATTCTGGGTTCAGCTCGAATCCGTCGTTGTGTGCGGCGCTTACGCGCTTGGCGCATCCTTCCTTCTCCTCGGCATTATGAAGCTGGTAATGGGCTTCCGCGTTACTGAGGAACAGGAAATCATCGGTCTCGACTTGGCCGAGCATGGCGTATACGGTTATCCGGAGCAAATGAAGAAAGCTCAGCAAAACCTGTAA
- a CDS encoding DUF294 nucleotidyltransferase-like domain-containing protein — MSDPVYAQLLALIGTADDVKTLRGLRDQIHEQMEAMLSEQPVEQFYIDLNEAHDALIRRTIALSEAQMARMGNGSPPVPYAYLLFGSGGREEQTLSSDQDSGIVYGSPEEESDRESVSLYFRTFANTVVEKLQQVGYPPCDGNVISSNPEWCLSITEWKTKLNLWFEEPDWERVRYLLIVADCRLICGDSTLLKELKDHYYTDTLENPVIVRHMLNNTMRHKMLIGVFGQLLKEQYGQDAGSLDVKYGAYIPMVNSIRLMSIQAGLRETSTLSRIRGLLLKGKLTAHDAASYAGAFRLFLRLRLMTTERKDDGLYANNGKLAGSKLTRELVDELKNGLRLGKRLQRHVNKETMGRL; from the coding sequence ATGAGCGATCCGGTTTATGCACAGCTTCTGGCGCTCATCGGAACCGCCGATGACGTTAAGACGCTGCGCGGCTTGCGGGATCAAATCCACGAGCAAATGGAAGCTATGCTCTCTGAACAACCTGTCGAACAATTCTATATCGATCTGAACGAGGCGCATGACGCATTAATAAGGCGGACCATTGCCCTCTCGGAAGCGCAAATGGCACGGATGGGGAATGGCTCCCCACCCGTGCCTTACGCATATTTGTTGTTCGGCAGCGGGGGTAGGGAGGAGCAGACGTTATCAAGCGATCAGGACAGCGGAATTGTATACGGTTCTCCCGAAGAAGAATCAGACCGTGAATCGGTATCACTATATTTTCGTACATTCGCGAATACGGTCGTCGAGAAGCTGCAGCAGGTCGGTTACCCGCCCTGCGACGGCAATGTCATCAGCTCAAACCCGGAATGGTGTCTATCAATAACCGAATGGAAGACAAAGCTCAACCTTTGGTTTGAGGAGCCTGATTGGGAACGGGTGAGATACCTGCTGATTGTAGCAGACTGCAGGCTGATTTGCGGTGACAGCACTTTATTGAAAGAGCTTAAGGATCACTATTATACCGATACGCTGGAAAACCCGGTCATCGTACGGCACATGCTCAATAATACAATGCGTCATAAGATGCTGATCGGTGTGTTCGGGCAGCTTCTAAAGGAGCAATACGGTCAGGATGCCGGAAGTCTGGACGTTAAATATGGTGCTTACATTCCAATGGTCAACTCTATTCGATTGATGAGCATACAAGCAGGTCTGCGGGAAACATCAACACTGAGCCGAATTCGCGGCTTGCTTTTAAAAGGGAAACTTACAGCCCATGATGCAGCATCTTATGCCGGTGCGTTTCGTTTGTTTCTTAGGCTCCGGCTCATGACGACCGAGCGCAAGGACGACGGTCTGTATGCCAATAACGGCAAGCTGGCCGGCAGCAAGCTTACCAGAGAATTAGTCGATGAGCTGAAGAATGGTCTAAGGCTCGGCAAAAGGCTGCAGCGACACGTCAATAAAGAAACAATGGGCAGGCTTTAG
- a CDS encoding 3'-5' exonuclease — protein MKEQKGVGRMWHLYKMGGITPAIASMMGAQNAQQMAFIRSMSKEQRKESILDQPLSELEVVVFDLETTGFYPYNGDEILSVGAVTLKGEELLENRSFYSLVNPKRKVPKHITELTGITNEMAEDAPDLMQVLHDFMEFTGKRMLIAHASSHDKQFLNAALWRTSKINLTHRVLDTMMVAKWLEPKRDGYGLDQLLEDSGIPITQRHHALEDSFMTAKLWLLYLKRILNRNIVTLGDLYAYLSKH, from the coding sequence ATGAAAGAGCAAAAAGGCGTCGGGCGGATGTGGCACCTGTATAAAATGGGCGGCATCACCCCGGCGATTGCTTCAATGATGGGCGCGCAGAATGCGCAGCAAATGGCGTTCATCCGTTCGATGTCGAAGGAGCAGCGCAAGGAATCAATACTCGATCAGCCGCTTTCCGAGCTGGAGGTTGTCGTATTTGATTTGGAGACGACGGGGTTTTATCCGTATAACGGCGATGAAATCCTATCGGTTGGGGCTGTCACCTTAAAGGGTGAGGAGCTGCTCGAGAACCGTTCATTCTACAGCCTTGTCAACCCAAAGCGGAAAGTGCCCAAGCACATTACGGAGCTGACGGGAATAACGAACGAGATGGCGGAGGATGCGCCGGATCTGATGCAGGTGCTGCATGATTTCATGGAGTTTACCGGAAAACGGATGCTGATCGCTCATGCCAGCAGTCATGACAAACAGTTTTTAAATGCGGCGCTTTGGCGGACCTCCAAGATCAATCTTACTCACCGGGTATTGGATACGATGATGGTGGCCAAATGGCTGGAGCCGAAGCGGGACGGGTATGGGCTCGATCAACTGCTGGAAGACAGCGGTATTCCCATCACGCAGCGGCATCATGCGCTTGAGGATTCTTTCATGACGGCGAAGCTGTGGCTGTTGTATTTGAAACGAATTTTGAACCGGAATATTGTGACTCTTGGCGATCTATACGCCTATCTCAGCAAGCACTAA
- a CDS encoding Mov34/MPN/PAD-1 family protein, with translation MDTKKPKTPDFKWLHSGHPVRAEITAAAAQSLVTECRQALPLEACGVLACGEQDTDSLPGNIPRVSSVYPIRNIAGWPLQSFMFDPQAWIETLYRIEKNRQKLVGLYHSHPNAPAVPSRADYNGLQYAAVASYWIISFSEPERPSIRPYFWNGTSFTPLVLAEIGV, from the coding sequence ATGGATACCAAGAAACCTAAGACACCGGACTTTAAATGGCTGCACTCCGGACATCCTGTGCGGGCCGAAATCACTGCCGCCGCCGCTCAATCACTTGTTACCGAATGCAGGCAAGCACTACCCTTGGAAGCATGCGGTGTACTTGCATGCGGTGAACAAGACACCGATTCGCTGCCCGGGAATATCCCGAGAGTCAGCTCCGTATATCCAATCCGCAATATTGCCGGCTGGCCTTTGCAATCGTTCATGTTCGATCCGCAAGCTTGGATTGAAACGCTTTACCGCATAGAAAAAAACCGACAAAAGCTTGTCGGTTTATATCATTCCCATCCCAATGCCCCTGCAGTTCCCTCTAGGGCGGATTATAATGGACTCCAGTATGCAGCAGTCGCTTCTTACTGGATCATATCCTTTTCAGAACCTGAACGTCCCTCAATCAGGCCATACTTTTGGAACGGTACATCATTCACTCCCTTAGTGCTTGCTGAGATAGGCGTATAG
- a CDS encoding MFS transporter, with protein MDKVKPGWAIGKQQKLRTVEGDDSTQEARGNKKKTSGGTKWKEYIALSSVPLVLVLGNSMLVPILPEMERKLDISGFQASLVITLFSLAAGIVIPIAGFLSDRFSRKAIILPSLALYGIAGISAGIGAVMHSYWLLIASRALQGVGAAGTSPIAMALVGDMYKGGDESEALGLIEASNGAGKVLSPILGSLLALIVWYAPLFGFPLFCAASFAAMLLMIKEPPNDKEKQTVKQYVSDGVKIFREKGRWLISAFVCGSLGLFILFGILFRLSDLLEKAPYNIDGVPKGGILAIPLLGLVATAYLTGRKIKNNGTLMRVLMLVGLGLMSGALTAAAFLNGNIYALIGFTTLSSIGTGLLLPCLNTLITASVDRSHRGMVTSLYSSLRFFGVAFGPPLFGWMADRSDRLLFGVVAGLSLMGLIIILLLIHPPKKVGG; from the coding sequence ATGGACAAAGTAAAGCCAGGGTGGGCAATAGGGAAACAACAGAAACTGCGTACCGTGGAGGGTGATGATTCCACTCAAGAAGCCCGCGGGAACAAGAAGAAGACAAGCGGCGGTACCAAATGGAAAGAATACATTGCGCTCTCGTCCGTTCCGCTGGTGCTTGTACTCGGAAATTCCATGCTTGTGCCGATACTTCCCGAAATGGAACGTAAACTCGACATCTCAGGTTTCCAGGCAAGCTTGGTTATTACCTTGTTTTCCCTCGCAGCGGGCATTGTCATACCCATTGCCGGGTTTTTATCGGACCGTTTCTCGCGCAAAGCGATTATCCTTCCCTCGCTTGCCTTATACGGGATCGCAGGAATATCGGCAGGTATCGGAGCTGTAATGCATTCGTACTGGCTTCTCATCGCTTCCAGGGCTTTGCAAGGTGTTGGAGCTGCAGGCACCTCCCCGATCGCGATGGCACTCGTCGGTGATATGTATAAGGGCGGTGATGAGAGTGAAGCGCTTGGACTTATTGAGGCTTCCAACGGAGCAGGTAAAGTCTTGAGCCCTATCCTCGGTTCACTGCTGGCCCTAATCGTATGGTATGCCCCCTTATTCGGGTTCCCGCTCTTCTGTGCCGCTTCATTCGCAGCCATGCTGCTGATGATTAAAGAGCCCCCGAACGATAAGGAGAAACAAACCGTCAAACAATACGTATCCGATGGCGTCAAAATATTCCGGGAGAAAGGCCGCTGGCTCATCTCCGCCTTCGTCTGCGGTTCGCTCGGATTGTTCATTCTGTTCGGCATACTCTTTCGGTTGTCCGACCTGTTGGAGAAAGCTCCATATAACATCGACGGTGTCCCCAAAGGCGGGATTCTAGCCATACCACTTCTGGGACTCGTGGCAACCGCCTACCTCACAGGGCGTAAAATCAAGAACAATGGAACGCTCATGCGAGTGCTTATGTTAGTTGGTTTGGGGCTTATGAGCGGAGCGCTTACAGCGGCAGCTTTTCTGAACGGCAATATATATGCGCTTATCGGATTTACGACACTGAGCAGCATTGGCACGGGTCTTCTGCTGCCCTGCTTGAACACGCTGATTACAGCTTCAGTAGACCGTTCTCACCGGGGTATGGTTACCTCGCTGTACAGCAGCCTGCGCTTCTTCGGGGTAGCCTTTGGCCCGCCCTTGTTCGGATGGATGGCAGATCGCTCGGATAGGCTTTTGTTCGGTGTCGTGGCGGGTTTGTCGCTGATGGGTTTAATCATAATACTTCTATTGATTCATCCGCCCAAGAAGGTTGGAGGCTGA
- a CDS encoding TlpA disulfide reductase family protein, whose amino-acid sequence MKRTIFLIAIVLVLAGAAIYVNNDKQSEALSASAEMKPKPGYSAPTLMLPDLNDKDVAIGGKRDKPTIINFWASWCGPCETEAPDLQALSQKYGDRLDLYGINATSYDRERQAREFVIQQNLTFPILMDRDGKATELYKVSSFPTSLLIDSKGIVRERIPGIISKDQWEEIIDKWLQAEEQAGGSVG is encoded by the coding sequence ATGAAACGAACCATTTTTTTGATAGCAATCGTGCTCGTACTTGCGGGCGCCGCGATTTATGTAAATAATGATAAGCAAAGCGAGGCGCTCAGTGCTTCGGCGGAAATGAAACCGAAACCGGGATATTCGGCACCTACGCTGATGCTTCCTGATTTGAATGATAAGGACGTCGCAATCGGCGGCAAACGGGACAAACCGACCATTATTAATTTCTGGGCTTCATGGTGCGGCCCTTGTGAGACGGAGGCTCCGGATTTGCAAGCATTGTCGCAGAAATACGGAGACCGGCTCGATCTGTATGGGATCAATGCGACCAGCTATGACAGGGAGCGTCAGGCAAGGGAGTTTGTCATTCAGCAAAATCTGACATTCCCGATTCTTATGGACCGCGATGGGAAGGCGACGGAGCTCTATAAGGTTAGCTCGTTCCCGACCAGTCTGCTTATAGACAGCAAAGGAATTGTCAGAGAGCGAATTCCGGGCATTATCTCGAAGGATCAATGGGAGGAGATCATTGACAAGTGGCTGCAGGCCGAGGAACAGGCCGGCGGCAGCGTCGGCTAA